One window of Artemia franciscana chromosome 16, ASM3288406v1, whole genome shotgun sequence genomic DNA carries:
- the LOC136037120 gene encoding zinc transporter Slc39a7-like isoform X1, with protein MQFLFFEGFSTMKTCVLIVSCLLLCQCKGCDDFDNHGHSHESPSFKYSKDANLHAQQLEEENFHLPSHSHDGLHAHSHDLPHSHSHDHIDVHKHSHGTKESDISPKQTKKYSDTKTLWIEALGATLFISIVPFIILFLLPLGDTDQSHPLLKVLLSFASGGLLGDAFLHLIPHAMIMMEGAGHGHSHSHDHEHEPHDMSVGLWVISGILTFLMVEKCVHIVKGGHGHSHSHSEKRKIEEKEQEVKAAKKDRTENSDKNGKDAKKNNDSTENTEKPERSIKVAAFLNLAADFTHNFTDGLAIGASFLAGRPIGIITTATVLVHEIPHEIGDFAILIQSGCPRRKAMFLQLITAFGALSGTVVSLLAEGIDDAATAWILPFTAGGFIYIATVSVIPEIMEKSSFKQSIFEIIAFIVGVYSMVLIANFE; from the exons atgcaattcctgttttttgag ggTTTTAGCACAATGAAGACATGTGTGCTAATAGTTAGTTGTTTATTATTATGTCAGTGCAAAGGATGTGATGATTTTGACAATCATGGACATAGCCACGAGTCTCCTTCATTTAAGTATTCCAAAGATGCTAATCTCCATGCTCAACaattagaagaagaaaatttccatctCCCAAGCCATAGCCATGATGGGCTACATGCTCACAGCCATGATTTGCCACACAGTCATTCCCATGATCACATTGATGTCCATAAGCACTCCCATGGCACTAAAGAGAGTGACATCTCACCTAAACAGACAAAGAAATATTCAGATACCAAGACATTATGGATTGAGGCATTAGGAGCAACTTTGTTTATCAGTATTGTCCCtttcatcattttatttttattaccacTGGGAGATACAGACCAGTCTCATCCATTATTGAAAGTTTTACTCAGTTTTGCATCTGGTGGACTTTTAGGAGATGCATTTCTTCATCTTATTCCTCATGCAATGATAATGATGGAGGGGGCAGGACATGGCCATTCACATAGTCATGATCATGAACATGAACCTCATGATATGAGTGTTGGATTGTGGGTAATATCTGGTATTTTGACGTTTTTGATGGTGGAAAAATGTGTTCATATTGTAAAAGGAGGACATGGACACTCTCATTCTCATTCTGAGAAGcgtaaaattgaagaaaaggaACAAGAAGTCAAGGCAGCTAAGAAAGATAGAACTGAAAATAGTGACAAAAATGGAAAGGACGCTAAAAAGAATAATGATAGCACAGAAAATACTGAGAAGCCAGAAA GGAGCATAAAAGTGGCGGCATTCTTGAATTTGGCAGCCGATTTTACACATAATTTCACTGATGGCTTAGCAATTGGAGCTTCGTTTCTTGCCGGGCGACCAATTGGTATTATTACAACAGCCACGGTTCTTGTACATGAAATTCCACATGAGATCGGTGACTTTGCAATTCTTATCCAATCTGGCTGCCCTAGAAGAAAGGCCATGTTCTTGCAGCTGATTACTGCCTTTGGTGCATTGTCAGGCACCGTTGTTTCTCTTCTTGCTGAAGGAATTg ATGATGCTGCTACTGCTTGGATTCTTCCATTCACAGCCGGAGGGTTTATTTATATCGCAACTGTTTCAGTCATTCCAGAAATAATGGAAAAGTCCAGTTTCAAACagtctatttttgaaattatagcTTTCATTGTTGGAGTTTATTCAATGGTTCTAATTGCTAATTTTGAGTGA
- the LOC136037120 gene encoding zinc transporter Slc39a7-like isoform X2 has protein sequence MKTCVLIVSCLLLCQCKGCDDFDNHGHSHESPSFKYSKDANLHAQQLEEENFHLPSHSHDGLHAHSHDLPHSHSHDHIDVHKHSHGTKESDISPKQTKKYSDTKTLWIEALGATLFISIVPFIILFLLPLGDTDQSHPLLKVLLSFASGGLLGDAFLHLIPHAMIMMEGAGHGHSHSHDHEHEPHDMSVGLWVISGILTFLMVEKCVHIVKGGHGHSHSHSEKRKIEEKEQEVKAAKKDRTENSDKNGKDAKKNNDSTENTEKPERSIKVAAFLNLAADFTHNFTDGLAIGASFLAGRPIGIITTATVLVHEIPHEIGDFAILIQSGCPRRKAMFLQLITAFGALSGTVVSLLAEGIDDAATAWILPFTAGGFIYIATVSVIPEIMEKSSFKQSIFEIIAFIVGVYSMVLIANFE, from the exons ATGAAGACATGTGTGCTAATAGTTAGTTGTTTATTATTATGTCAGTGCAAAGGATGTGATGATTTTGACAATCATGGACATAGCCACGAGTCTCCTTCATTTAAGTATTCCAAAGATGCTAATCTCCATGCTCAACaattagaagaagaaaatttccatctCCCAAGCCATAGCCATGATGGGCTACATGCTCACAGCCATGATTTGCCACACAGTCATTCCCATGATCACATTGATGTCCATAAGCACTCCCATGGCACTAAAGAGAGTGACATCTCACCTAAACAGACAAAGAAATATTCAGATACCAAGACATTATGGATTGAGGCATTAGGAGCAACTTTGTTTATCAGTATTGTCCCtttcatcattttatttttattaccacTGGGAGATACAGACCAGTCTCATCCATTATTGAAAGTTTTACTCAGTTTTGCATCTGGTGGACTTTTAGGAGATGCATTTCTTCATCTTATTCCTCATGCAATGATAATGATGGAGGGGGCAGGACATGGCCATTCACATAGTCATGATCATGAACATGAACCTCATGATATGAGTGTTGGATTGTGGGTAATATCTGGTATTTTGACGTTTTTGATGGTGGAAAAATGTGTTCATATTGTAAAAGGAGGACATGGACACTCTCATTCTCATTCTGAGAAGcgtaaaattgaagaaaaggaACAAGAAGTCAAGGCAGCTAAGAAAGATAGAACTGAAAATAGTGACAAAAATGGAAAGGACGCTAAAAAGAATAATGATAGCACAGAAAATACTGAGAAGCCAGAAA GGAGCATAAAAGTGGCGGCATTCTTGAATTTGGCAGCCGATTTTACACATAATTTCACTGATGGCTTAGCAATTGGAGCTTCGTTTCTTGCCGGGCGACCAATTGGTATTATTACAACAGCCACGGTTCTTGTACATGAAATTCCACATGAGATCGGTGACTTTGCAATTCTTATCCAATCTGGCTGCCCTAGAAGAAAGGCCATGTTCTTGCAGCTGATTACTGCCTTTGGTGCATTGTCAGGCACCGTTGTTTCTCTTCTTGCTGAAGGAATTg ATGATGCTGCTACTGCTTGGATTCTTCCATTCACAGCCGGAGGGTTTATTTATATCGCAACTGTTTCAGTCATTCCAGAAATAATGGAAAAGTCCAGTTTCAAACagtctatttttgaaattatagcTTTCATTGTTGGAGTTTATTCAATGGTTCTAATTGCTAATTTTGAGTGA
- the LOC136036776 gene encoding uncharacterized protein LOC136036776: MVRNSEMADKIKRAFADNITKKYRDELMKKKSPANVTASIDSLLTDTANKSNNTGRYTILISFGFRKNRKTEDALIFLTSIINMALDKGFKVGVVYLDLMKAFDTVDHGLLLEKCEVYVIRGKALDLIQNFHSNQYQFV; the protein is encoded by the exons atggtTAGAAACAGTGAAATGGcagacaaaataaaaagggcGTTTGCAGATAATATCACCAAGAAATATAGAGACGAATTGATGAAAAAGAAATCGCCAGCAAACGTTACTGCTTCCATCGACAGTTTACTAACAGATACAGCAAATAAATCTAATAACACAGGCAGATATACAA tattaatcaGTTTTGGATTcaggaagaataggaagacggAGGATGCATTGATATTTCTGACAAGTATTATTAATATGGCTTTAGACAAAGGATTTAAGGTAGGTGTAGTATATCTAGACCTAATGAAGGCTTTTGACACAGTTGACCACGGTCTGCTCTTGGAAAAATGTGAGGTGTATGTCATCCGCGGTAAAGCTCTTGATCTTATACAGAATTTCCATAGTAACCAGTACCAGTTTGTTTAG